Proteins found in one archaeon genomic segment:
- a CDS encoding adenosylhomocysteinase, whose translation MTKIADPKLAAEGEKNFKWAKAHMGALTGLAERHSKKKPLAGVRLGVCLHVTKETSVLVDTLLSAGAEVSLAGANPLSTQDDIAAYLATRTEVWAWRGQTAKEYDWCLGKVLSFRPTQLVDDGADLHVAAHGRGAKGIVGGSEETTTGVVRLKALEAEGRLKYPVIAVNDAKTKFLFDNRYGTGQSTLDGIMRATALLLAGMSVVVVGYGWVGKGVAMRARGMGGRVTVVEVDPVKALEAHLDGFEVTDMLGAAGRGRLFVTATGQKNVIPYSAILAMKEGAILANAGHFDVEIEVKTLLSKAKSVREVRPHVDEVVLPGGKKVYLVGKGRIANLVAAEGHPPEVMQMSFANQFLAALRIRTDHGKMEKTVYGVPAEVEDEVARAALESMGVRIGAQTEAQRMYAKSWET comes from the coding sequence TTGACGAAGATAGCAGACCCAAAGCTCGCGGCCGAAGGCGAGAAGAACTTCAAGTGGGCGAAAGCCCACATGGGAGCGCTTACGGGTCTGGCCGAGAGGCATTCGAAGAAGAAACCCCTGGCCGGAGTAAGGCTCGGCGTCTGCCTGCACGTGACCAAGGAGACCTCTGTCCTGGTTGATACACTCCTCTCGGCCGGAGCCGAGGTCAGTCTTGCAGGCGCGAACCCCCTTTCCACGCAGGACGACATAGCGGCCTACCTGGCGACCAGGACTGAGGTCTGGGCATGGAGAGGGCAGACTGCCAAGGAGTACGACTGGTGCCTGGGGAAGGTCCTCTCCTTTAGACCGACCCAGCTCGTCGACGACGGGGCGGACCTGCACGTGGCGGCCCACGGGCGTGGTGCGAAGGGGATTGTCGGGGGGTCGGAGGAGACGACGACCGGGGTCGTCAGGCTGAAGGCCCTCGAGGCTGAAGGGCGGCTGAAGTACCCTGTCATTGCGGTCAACGACGCGAAGACCAAGTTCCTCTTCGACAACAGGTATGGGACTGGCCAGAGCACCCTGGACGGGATCATGAGGGCCACTGCACTGTTGCTGGCCGGGATGAGCGTAGTCGTGGTCGGATACGGGTGGGTCGGGAAGGGGGTCGCGATGCGCGCCAGGGGGATGGGCGGGAGGGTCACGGTCGTGGAGGTGGACCCGGTCAAGGCGCTCGAGGCTCACCTGGACGGGTTTGAGGTGACAGACATGCTGGGAGCGGCGGGGCGAGGGAGGCTCTTCGTGACAGCGACGGGTCAGAAGAACGTGATTCCTTACAGCGCGATCCTGGCGATGAAGGAAGGAGCGATACTGGCCAACGCAGGGCACTTTGACGTCGAGATCGAGGTGAAGACGCTCCTCTCGAAGGCAAAGTCGGTCAGAGAGGTCCGCCCCCACGTGGACGAGGTGGTGCTCCCGGGTGGGAAGAAGGTGTACCTCGTGGGGAAAGGCAGGATTGCCAACCTGGTAGCTGCAGAGGGGCACCCGCCGGAGGTCATGCAGATGTCGTTCGCCAACCAGTTCCTGGCTGCCCTTCGGATCCGCACGGACCATGGAAAGATGGAGAAGACGGTCTACGGGGTCCCGGCCGAAGTGGAGGACGAGGTCGCCAGGGCAGCTCTCGAGTCGATGGGGGTCAGAATCGGGGCCCAGACCGAGGCGCAGAGGATGTACGCCAAAAGCTGGGAAACCTGA
- a CDS encoding adenine phosphoribosyltransferase, with protein sequence MADLDREVRAAVRNIPDYPKKGVSFKDLTTLWKDAKLSRRVTKALEDRWKGKRVDKVVGIEARGFIVGAPLADRMGVGFVPARKVGKLPGKKVSMNYELEYGRQGLEVHSDAISKGEKVLVVDDLLATGGTARAAAKLVERMGGKVVGFAFVTELTYLKGREKLEGYEVYSLAKYDKE encoded by the coding sequence TTGGCGGACCTCGACCGAGAGGTCAGGGCCGCAGTGAGGAACATCCCTGACTATCCCAAGAAGGGCGTCTCGTTCAAGGACCTGACGACGCTCTGGAAGGACGCGAAGCTCTCGAGAAGGGTCACGAAGGCCCTCGAGGACCGGTGGAAGGGGAAGAGAGTCGATAAGGTCGTCGGGATAGAAGCGAGGGGGTTCATCGTCGGAGCTCCGCTTGCGGACCGAATGGGGGTAGGGTTCGTCCCCGCGAGGAAGGTGGGCAAGCTACCAGGGAAGAAGGTCAGCATGAACTACGAGCTGGAGTACGGCCGACAGGGGCTTGAAGTCCACTCCGATGCCATATCGAAGGGAGAGAAGGTGCTCGTGGTGGACGACCTGCTCGCGACCGGAGGCACCGCTCGGGCCGCAGCAAAGCTCGTCGAGAGGATGGGCGGAAAGGTCGTGGGATTCGCCTTCGTGACCGAGCTTACGTACCTGAAGGGGAGGGAGAAGCTCGAGGGGTATGAGGTCTACTCGCTCGCGAAGTATGACAAAGAGTAG